The nucleotide window CGCCGAGATCATCCGCGACTACGTCAAGAAGGGCTCCAAGCTCTACGTCGAAGGCAAGATCCAGACCCGCTCCTGGGACGACAAGACCACCGGCGAGAAGAAGTACCGCACCGAGATCATCGTGAACGACATCGCCCTGCTTTCCGGCCGCGGCGAAGGCGGCGAGGGCGGCGGCTACTCCAGCGGGAGCAGCTACGGCGGAAGCAGCAACTACAACCGCGGCGGCGCTTCGAGCTACGACCAGCGCGGTCCCGGCGGCGCAGACGACCTCGTCAGCTCGACGGAAATCACCGACGACGATATCCCATTCTAGTTTGAGCTTTCACGCAGGAACGACAAACGGCGCAGCCTGAAGGCTGCGCCGTTTTCCTGCTCGAAACCCGGGCCGGCAGGGCTACTCGTCGTTATCGGTCGGCTTGTCCATGTGGTCGATCACCAGCTTGAAGCCCTCGTACTTCCCTGTCTTCAGCTCGAGCCCCAGCGGCTTCACCGGCCAGAGGAGAATTTCAAGATCGCGGTCATGCGTGGGGTTGTTGCCCGCCGAGGTCATGGTGAAATCATAGCGCCCGGTCAGGCCAGTACGGTCGTGGACCTGCCGGCTGGGCGACATCTGCTGCAGGAATTCGGCCAGCCCGGCCACCTGGACGCCGTAGAAGTGTACGACCGTCCGCCCGTTCGACCACTCGAGCTTCTTCTCGCCACCCGAGGCGAAGGGTATGCCTCCAGCCGGCAGTGGCGCTTTCGGATCGGAGGGCTTCATGCCGGTGAGGCCCTTGGGACCGACCACCAGCGTGTAGTCGGTAAACTCGGCGGGCACGGTGTGGGCTTCGAGGTGGCAGCGGGTCTTTAGCAGGTCCCGCATGGCCGCCCTCAGCAGTTCATGGCGAGGGCCCTGGTCGCGCCACGCCGCCTCGTCGGCCTCGGAAACACGCGCGCGAATCGTGTACCAGTCCGGGGTGTACATCCACTTCGGCATGTGCAGGATGGGGAAGGTTTCCCACGAGTTGTCGTCGGGCGCGTAGGCGATCGCCACCATCATCCACACCGTCAGGTTCGCAGTGAAGCCGGTCGGTGAAGGATTGAAGTTGACGCCCTCGCCGATGACGCCCGGCCGGACCGGACGAATGGAGGTGACCTCGAACCGCATGCTCTTTGACGGTTCACCACTACCTTCGGCGATCATGGCAGTGCTGCCGAAGAGGAGGACTCCGGCGAAAAGACACAAAGAGGCGGGCACAGCTCGGCACAGCCTGATCAACAGGAACATTCAGCCCTCACGCAGCGCACGGAAAGGATGGCGTACCCAGTCTATTGCAGCGCGAGGGCTATCGGGAGCGCTATCTTTGCACGGATGCCAGCTCGCGGCCGCTGCCACCAGCCGCTTTGTCGAGCAGTTGCTTGGCTTCGGTCAGCGTAATTTCGTGGCTCACCGGATGGAACTCCGACCGCGTCTCCCGCTGATTCTTGGTCACATCTTTGAAGAGCAGGATCTTGCCCTCCACATGGACTTCCACCAGGGATGTTTTCCAGTGCTCCGCGCTCACCTGCATGCGCCCGATTTCAAATGTCCCACCCTGATCGACGTGTCCCAGCAGGCCATAGCCGAAGTCGACACGCTGCTCCAGCACTCCGTGCATCGCGATCATCCGCTTGAGCCGCGGATTCACCGTGATGGTCCCGGCCATCGCGTGCATGATCCGCTCTTCGTAGCCCGAGGGTGTAAACGCTGGATCAGGCCGGAAGCCGATACGCACAGCATCGCTGCTCTCGACGCGGTCGTAGGTGAAAAGAAACGCCTTTGGCAGCATTTCCATCACCCGGCGCAGCCGTTCTTCGTCCGCCTCATGCGCCTTGCGGACCTTATCCATCGCACCCGGGTGCTCGACCAGTGTCTTGAGTCGCTGTTCTTCTTCAGCCCGCGCCGTGTTGTCCAGAGGAGCGCCCTGTTGCTCGATCACACGGAAAATCGGCCCCTCGGAGGTCTCCACCTGCTCGCGCACCAGCGCACGGCCGGCCTCCAGCCGCTCGCTGCGATACTCCCAGAAGCTGTCGCGCTCCCGGTCCTGCATCTCGTTGTAAATCACGTCGGCCACCAGCTTCTGCGCCGGCTCGGCTGGGACAGAGATCTGCGGTTGGGCTACGGCTGCCGGAACCATCGCGAACAGAATCGGCAAGGTGACTGCGAAAGACAAGCGGGATGGCATGGCTCGTATTCACCTCTCGGAGGAAATGAACTCCGCCTCCAGAGTGGCAAATACTTGCCCCCGCGCATGCTAAAAGTCTGAGAATTGCTGCAGAAATTGTGCGAACTGCATCTCCCTCGGAACAGGGTCCGAAGTGGTTCCTCGGCTCCGTCAGCCACGCTGCACTACACTAGCCTCATGCTCGACGAAACCACCTTCCGCCGCCACGCCGACCAGGCCATCGAATCCCTCAAGCGCTCTCTCATCGACGCCGAAGAAGACGGCGGCTTCGAGGTCGAGGAGCAGGGCGGCGTCCTCAATATCGTCTTCGAGGAACCGCCGGCCAAGTTTGTCCTCACGCCGAATGCGCCCGTCCGCCAGATCTGGATTTCCGCTCTCTCCACCAGCTTCAAGCTTGAATGGTCGGAGGAAGCTTCCGCCTTCGTTCTGCCAAAGGATTCCACTCCGCTCAAGCCATTGATGGCTCGCCTCATCAACGAGCAACTCGGTGGCGGCAGCGTCACACTTAACTAGCGTCTTCAGCGGCACTCTCGATTAAAATCCGGTCAACGCCTTACAGCACCTAAATCAGACCCGGGTAGCCTCAGGGCTGCCTGTAAGGATGGCCGATGCCCCGTTCCTCTTTGTTAGCCGCGGCGCCCATGCTCGCCGCGGCACTTCTGCCCGCTGCCGTCGCCTTGTCTTCGTTTACTGTCTCAGCCCCTGCCTACGCACAGTCACCCGACTCCTCTATCGGCAAGAAGACCGCTGGCATGCGTCACTGGGATGGCTTCCTGCCCCTCGACTGGGACGCAAAGAACGGCAAGCTTTATCTCGAAGTCAGCGATTTCGATAAGGAATTCCTCCTCCTCGACCAGCTCCCCTACGGCATCGGTTCGAACGATCTTGGCCTCGATCGCGGACAGCTTGGCCGCGGAAAGGTGGTGCATTTCTACCGCAGCGGGAACAAGATCCTGCTCATCGAACGCAACCTGATGTACCGCTCCAGCTCTCAGGACCCGGCCGAGCGCCTCGATGTCGAACAGTCCTTCGCCCGCTCCGTCGTCTGGGGCTTCCCAGTGGAGGCGGAAGAGAACGGCAAGGTTCTCGTCGATGCCACCGGCTTCTTCCTCCGCGATCCGCACGGTGTCGGGGAGCGCCTGCAGCAGGCC belongs to Silvibacterium dinghuense and includes:
- a CDS encoding single-stranded DNA-binding protein, producing MAKTVNKVILLGNVGKDPEIRATAGGSFVASFSLATTDRSKDQSGNWTDRTEWHNLVAFQRTAEIIRDYVKKGSKLYVEGKIQTRSWDDKTTGEKKYRTEIIVNDIALLSGRGEGGEGGGYSSGSSYGGSSNYNRGGASSYDQRGPGGADDLVSSTEITDDDIPF
- a CDS encoding TIGR03435 family protein; its protein translation is MRFEVTSIRPVRPGVIGEGVNFNPSPTGFTANLTVWMMVAIAYAPDDNSWETFPILHMPKWMYTPDWYTIRARVSEADEAAWRDQGPRHELLRAAMRDLLKTRCHLEAHTVPAEFTDYTLVVGPKGLTGMKPSDPKAPLPAGGIPFASGGEKKLEWSNGRTVVHFYGVQVAGLAEFLQQMSPSRQVHDRTGLTGRYDFTMTSAGNNPTHDRDLEILLWPVKPLGLELKTGKYEGFKLVIDHMDKPTDNDE
- the cyaY gene encoding iron donor protein CyaY, with the translated sequence MLDETTFRRHADQAIESLKRSLIDAEEDGGFEVEEQGGVLNIVFEEPPAKFVLTPNAPVRQIWISALSTSFKLEWSEEASAFVLPKDSTPLKPLMARLINEQLGGGSVTLN